One Vicinamibacterales bacterium genomic window carries:
- a CDS encoding sugar porter family MFS transporter: protein MPPQNRQLLRSAAVASLGSFLFGFDTAVISGATEALRGHYGLDAQQLGFTVASALLGTIVGSLAVGGPLESTGRRFVLRALAVLYVVSAVGCGLAWSWPVLLAARFLGGIAIGASSVAAPMYIAEIAPPEARGRLVALSQLNIVVGILAAYVSNSIVELAVGGPETFGWRVMLGAPVVPALVFYMLTLGMPESPRWLVAQGRQDDAEAVFRVVGAARPAVVVAEVAASLRGETASAAEAFFTTKYRRPILLALMVATFNQLSGINALIYYTADIFAMAGAARTSALAQSVIIGLTNLVFTLAGMSLIDRVGRKRLLLAGSLGLAACLFVAAWALETRAGGVLVLGSLIGYIACFAFSQGAVIWVYLSEIFPNRVRARGQALGSFTHWVWAAAVSWTFPIVAEASGGLPFLVFGVVMLVQFVAVALLLPETKGVSLEQIQRQLGIE from the coding sequence ATGCCACCGCAGAATCGCCAGCTCCTTCGGAGCGCGGCCGTCGCCTCGCTCGGCAGCTTCCTCTTCGGGTTCGACACGGCCGTCATCTCGGGCGCCACGGAAGCGCTGCGCGGACACTACGGCCTCGATGCCCAGCAGCTTGGGTTCACGGTGGCCAGCGCGCTGCTCGGGACGATCGTGGGATCGCTGGCCGTCGGCGGCCCGCTCGAGTCCACGGGCCGGCGTTTCGTGCTGCGCGCGCTCGCCGTGCTCTACGTGGTGTCGGCGGTGGGGTGCGGCCTGGCCTGGAGCTGGCCGGTGCTGCTCGCGGCCCGTTTCCTCGGGGGCATCGCCATCGGCGCCTCGTCGGTGGCCGCGCCGATGTACATCGCCGAGATCGCGCCGCCCGAGGCCCGCGGACGTCTGGTGGCGCTCAGCCAGCTGAACATCGTCGTCGGCATCCTGGCCGCGTACGTCTCGAATTCCATCGTCGAGCTCGCCGTCGGCGGCCCCGAGACGTTCGGCTGGCGGGTGATGCTGGGCGCGCCCGTCGTACCGGCCCTCGTCTTCTACATGCTGACGCTCGGCATGCCCGAAAGCCCGCGGTGGCTGGTGGCACAGGGCCGACAGGACGACGCGGAGGCGGTGTTCCGCGTCGTGGGAGCGGCCCGCCCGGCCGTGGTGGTCGCCGAGGTGGCCGCCTCGCTCCGCGGCGAGACGGCGTCGGCCGCCGAGGCGTTCTTCACGACGAAGTACAGACGGCCGATCCTGCTCGCCCTCATGGTGGCGACGTTCAACCAGCTCTCGGGCATCAACGCCCTCATCTACTACACCGCCGACATCTTCGCCATGGCGGGCGCCGCGCGGACGAGCGCCCTGGCGCAGTCGGTCATCATCGGCCTGACGAACCTCGTGTTCACGCTGGCAGGCATGAGCCTCATCGACCGCGTGGGCCGCAAACGCCTGCTGCTCGCCGGGTCCCTTGGGCTCGCGGCCTGCCTGTTCGTGGCCGCCTGGGCGCTCGAGACGCGCGCGGGCGGCGTGCTCGTGCTGGGCAGCCTCATCGGCTACATCGCGTGCTTCGCCTTCTCGCAGGGCGCCGTGATCTGGGTGTACCTGTCGGAGATCTTCCCCAACCGCGTGCGGGCGCGGGGCCAGGCGCTCGGCAGCTTCACGCACTGGGTGTGGGCGGCCGCCGTCAGCTGGACCTTCCCGATCGTCGCCGAGGCGTCGGGCGGCCTGCCGTTCCTCGTCTTCGGCGTGGTAATGCTCGTGCAATTCGTGGCCGTGGCCCTGCTGCTGCCCGAGACCAAGGGCGTGTCGCTCGAGCAGATCCAGCGCCAGCTCGGCATCGAGTGA
- a CDS encoding ROK family protein, producing the protein MLAGIELGGTKCVAVVGTGPDDIRAETRVPTTTPVETLGALVAFFEAQRDRLGPIAALGIGSFGPVDLTPASATWGWITTTPKPGWSRTDIVGPFRDTLGVPIAFDTDVNAAALGEARHGAGRGLDSLLYLTVGTGIGGGAIVHGRPVHGLTHPEMGHVRVPHDLARDPFEGGCPFHGDCLEGLASGPALRARWGQPAESLPAGHPAWALEARYLALALHGFVCTLSPERIVMGGGVMAHAELLPLVTRELGHLLNGYVQSPSILDAIDGYVVLPELGARSGVVGALALAQGPVRPAP; encoded by the coding sequence GTGCTGGCAGGCATCGAACTCGGCGGCACGAAGTGCGTGGCGGTCGTGGGCACGGGGCCCGACGACATCCGTGCCGAGACGCGTGTGCCGACGACGACCCCTGTCGAGACGCTGGGCGCCCTTGTCGCGTTCTTCGAAGCCCAGCGGGACAGGCTCGGACCGATTGCGGCGCTCGGCATCGGGTCGTTCGGCCCCGTGGACCTCACGCCGGCCTCCGCCACGTGGGGCTGGATCACCACGACGCCCAAGCCGGGATGGAGTAGGACGGACATCGTCGGCCCGTTCCGGGACACGCTGGGCGTGCCGATCGCGTTCGACACCGACGTGAACGCCGCGGCCCTGGGCGAGGCGCGTCACGGCGCCGGACGCGGCCTCGACTCGCTGCTCTATCTCACCGTGGGCACGGGCATCGGGGGCGGAGCCATCGTGCACGGCCGGCCGGTCCACGGCCTGACGCACCCCGAGATGGGCCACGTCCGCGTGCCACACGATCTGGCGCGGGATCCGTTCGAGGGGGGCTGTCCCTTCCATGGCGACTGCCTCGAAGGCCTCGCGAGCGGCCCCGCGCTGCGAGCGCGGTGGGGCCAGCCGGCCGAGTCGCTCCCCGCAGGCCATCCCGCCTGGGCGCTCGAGGCGCGCTACCTGGCCCTGGCCCTGCACGGCTTCGTCTGCACGCTGTCGCCAGAGCGCATCGTGATGGGCGGAGGCGTGATGGCGCACGCGGAGTTGCTGCCCCTGGTCACGCGCGAGCTTGGCCACCTGTTGAACGGGTACGTGCAGTCGCCGTCGATTCTCGACGCCATCGATGGCTACGTCGTGCTCCCGGAGCTCGGCGCCCGCTCCGGCGTGGTCGGCGCCCTGGCCCTGGCGCAGGGACCTGTCCGCCCGGCGCCCTGA
- a CDS encoding S9 family peptidase → MRCTRAVVLVLLAATPTFAQSIDDLIGLTRVTGTPAISPDGRWVAYQVRETNWDENAYETEIWLADARVAGSGRQLTNAKKSSTQPAFSPDGRWLAFLSDRSGTRQLYRMAMDGGEAEPLTSGEEGVSSFAWAPDGARIAYTMTDPVTPAMKERTEKYGEYTHEDHDARMANLHVLTVATKATDALTSGTFVVGSFDWSPDGSRIAFDHRVSGDAGQSGTADISVVEVAGKRVTPLVTQAGPDTDPHWSPDGRRIAFRSAMAKPFYFFQNGELAVVDATGGAPQSITAAFDENPSLVAWTPAGIYFGASDHTWAYLYRLDPASRQVTTVKAATDWIGQSFAMTPDGRTAAFVASGPTAFADVYVASVAATLSHTRLSDLGAQVAAWPRHARDVVRWKSQDGADIEGVLHKPADFQAGRRYPLLVVIHGGPTGVSRPVPYGSTTTYPIDLWLAKGALVLEPNYRGSAGYGEKFRSLNVRNLGIGDAWDVLSGIDALVAQGLVDKDRVGAMGWSQGGYISAFLTTKHADRFKALSVGAGISNWVTYYVNTDIHPFTRQYLKATPWDDPKIYADTSPMTYIKTAKAPTLIQHGDRDQRVPIPNAFELYQGLQDQQVPVELMIFRGFGHGIDKPKANRALMQQNWDWFGRFLWPGEKSSEARGR, encoded by the coding sequence ATGCGCTGCACCCGTGCCGTCGTCCTCGTCCTGCTCGCCGCCACGCCGACCTTCGCGCAGTCCATCGACGACCTGATCGGGCTGACGCGCGTGACCGGCACGCCGGCCATCTCGCCCGACGGGCGATGGGTGGCCTACCAGGTGCGCGAGACCAACTGGGACGAGAACGCCTACGAGACCGAAATCTGGCTCGCCGACGCCCGCGTGGCTGGCAGCGGCCGGCAGCTGACGAACGCGAAAAAGTCCAGCACGCAGCCCGCCTTCTCGCCCGACGGGCGCTGGCTCGCCTTCCTGTCCGACCGCAGCGGCACGCGACAGCTGTACCGGATGGCGATGGATGGCGGCGAGGCCGAGCCGCTCACGAGCGGAGAGGAGGGGGTCTCCTCCTTCGCGTGGGCGCCGGACGGCGCCCGCATCGCCTACACGATGACCGACCCGGTGACGCCCGCCATGAAGGAGCGGACCGAGAAGTACGGCGAGTACACGCACGAGGACCACGACGCCCGCATGGCGAACCTCCACGTGCTCACGGTGGCCACGAAGGCCACCGACGCGCTCACCTCGGGGACGTTCGTGGTGGGCAGTTTCGACTGGTCGCCGGACGGGTCGCGCATCGCGTTCGATCACCGGGTGAGCGGCGACGCCGGGCAGAGCGGCACGGCCGACATCTCGGTCGTGGAGGTGGCGGGCAAGCGCGTGACGCCGCTCGTGACCCAGGCCGGGCCCGACACCGACCCCCACTGGTCGCCGGACGGACGGCGGATCGCGTTCCGGTCGGCGATGGCCAAGCCGTTCTACTTCTTCCAGAACGGCGAGTTGGCCGTCGTGGACGCCACGGGCGGAGCACCGCAGTCGATCACGGCCGCATTCGACGAGAACCCGTCGCTCGTCGCATGGACGCCTGCCGGCATCTACTTCGGCGCGTCCGACCACACGTGGGCGTATCTCTACCGCCTCGATCCCGCGAGTCGTCAGGTGACGACCGTCAAGGCCGCGACCGACTGGATCGGCCAGTCGTTCGCCATGACGCCGGACGGGCGCACGGCCGCCTTCGTGGCCAGCGGCCCGACGGCCTTCGCCGACGTCTACGTCGCGTCCGTGGCAGCGACGCTCTCACACACCAGGCTCAGCGACCTGGGTGCGCAGGTGGCGGCCTGGCCGCGGCACGCCCGCGACGTGGTCCGGTGGAAGAGTCAGGACGGCGCGGACATCGAGGGGGTGCTGCACAAGCCGGCGGACTTCCAGGCCGGACGCCGCTACCCTCTCCTGGTCGTGATCCACGGCGGGCCGACGGGCGTGTCGCGTCCCGTGCCGTACGGCAGCACCACCACCTACCCCATCGACCTCTGGCTGGCGAAAGGCGCGCTGGTCCTCGAGCCGAACTACCGCGGCAGCGCCGGCTACGGCGAGAAGTTCCGCTCGCTCAACGTGCGGAACCTGGGCATCGGCGACGCGTGGGACGTGCTGAGCGGCATCGACGCGCTGGTGGCGCAGGGCCTCGTGGACAAGGACCGCGTCGGCGCCATGGGCTGGAGCCAGGGCGGCTACATCTCGGCGTTCCTGACCACGAAGCATGCCGATCGCTTCAAGGCCCTGTCGGTCGGCGCCGGCATCTCCAACTGGGTCACCTACTACGTGAACACCGACATCCACCCGTTCACGCGGCAGTACCTGAAGGCCACGCCCTGGGACGACCCCAAGATCTACGCCGACACGTCGCCCATGACCTACATCAAGACCGCCAAGGCGCCCACGCTCATCCAGCACGGCGATCGGGATCAGCGCGTGCCGATTCCCAACGCCTTCGAGCTGTACCAGGGCCTGCAGGACCAGCAGGTGCCGGTGGAGCTGATGATCTTCCGTGGCTTCGGCCACGGCATCGACAAGCCGAAGGCCAATCGGGCGCTGATGCAGCAGAACTGGGACTGGTTCGGGAGGTTCCTCTGGCCTGGGGAGAAGAGCTCGGAGGCCAGAGGGCGGTAG
- a CDS encoding PH domain-containing protein, with protein MTQRFSSKVDAWIMVLCFGPLVALLVARLAGVPIGRPAGGVPVALLVVLTSMLVLVATTSYVVTDDAITVWFGPIRRKRPLTDITRLKASRRAESSPAWSLDRVEIFTARGFWLLVSPSDKAGFVRAVLERAPHVQLDDALTRLVAADLGPQARGRA; from the coding sequence GTGACGCAGCGCTTCAGCTCGAAGGTGGACGCGTGGATCATGGTGCTCTGCTTCGGACCGCTCGTGGCGCTGCTCGTCGCGAGGCTGGCCGGGGTGCCCATCGGCCGACCGGCAGGCGGCGTGCCGGTGGCGCTGCTCGTCGTCCTGACGTCGATGCTGGTGCTGGTGGCCACGACCTCCTACGTGGTCACCGACGATGCGATCACGGTCTGGTTCGGGCCGATTCGCCGGAAGCGGCCGCTCACCGACATCACGCGGCTGAAGGCGTCGCGCCGCGCGGAGTCGTCGCCCGCGTGGTCGCTCGACCGCGTGGAGATCTTCACCGCGCGGGGGTTCTGGCTGCTGGTGTCCCCCTCGGACAAGGCCGGCTTCGTCCGTGCCGTGCTGGAGCGTGCCCCGCACGTCCAGCTCGACGACGCCCTGACGCGACTGGTCGCGGCGGACCTCGGGCCACAGGCTCGGGGGCGCGCGTAG